In Xyrauchen texanus isolate HMW12.3.18 chromosome 35, RBS_HiC_50CHRs, whole genome shotgun sequence, one DNA window encodes the following:
- the LOC127629053 gene encoding TATA box-binding protein-associated factor RNA polymerase I subunit C-like, translating to MDSTFPDQHFPRFYFDGPPENIPRHSLGGWGSYDRVFDIRAGQCDAGQPAQHEFVSQHTVKGEEWVPVKPAVTPLIPPCSDAKVLFGPPPDPMDFPEHMQYYYQHYCMDAFSTMGNLLADNFTFKKRNIKGMKSIYWAKKFLKTLNYKGCQVRNYWKKVRQLHYLVSDVMSDIPPSLLAEHLHEELTSQREQLQFCSDLTGGAVGYMPLYEAQGSAEGCLIYPSGNALEKLNFHRVVLEFNDDKPPSFVMDSSPFDFELNGTIKQLSVGNMEDQGNVGVRSDYFCGSWVLGEKMRPRIQEVIQSNDRYSCITVSPHVPDELVVATEYGAAYLWTVKKGLQKFREEDSNLYFNAKSPWRWCEFTCHPRVMVYADRTGAEITDARNRDCYQTLFRIGKTAACVRGERVLLAKYLSESHAHHHLITTQLSAYIMDERVPCVPVLKWDHMMESEPVFACSLPAMSQSKNCKVLLGSQRSQDIMLLQYTGGRMRACQARGPIQKLFSPRESLSHLNLLLPHKRHLAEKRLNVPAAGLTAVQNMDYLSVFQLTETGDIFFQTLKLHTDETTTNNNLPEPASSSVSVEHTKGPGVSENLQSTANNDNQSYSEVEIRQRVCSQLEVIDNVEKDHSPASDTNEDISKEPNGTSSKRQPNQKKDHDLQVAWNKWLKPIFTKVAGKKRHHHHHQIKTRGLIKFKMTKTDKLKKVRQKSLRRDLQEVMKKKQLLLHGATHLPLLNVTPVPDPVDPKEWPDDLSQRLTASWDGEWKNWWEEKLGLNREKKMEALRRKRRREKQARAWSRTSLSGSFTSSVSYQDDLSGYSSALSQGFDSDGDSLGNSQATEVIDGTLETAMHRKSPVIMRQYLEDQHTLEQEPVESASRSPLRRSGHEHKDSSSKPPTLGSSSSLDVGLRPASATLTPIQKSQSKLHYEDYLNSLFSSQEPTQEHAEQEGGFSFSQVSTASQLSLSSRRISQVRASAQASQPKKKSRMGF from the exons ATGGACAGCACGTTTCCAGATCAGCATTTCCCACGTTTTTATTTTGATGGACCGCCTGAAAACATACCGAGGCACAGTCTCGGAGGCTGGGGTTCATATGATCGAGTGTTTGACATAAGGGCTGGGCAG TGTGATGCAGGACAACCCGCCCAGCATGAGTTTGTTTCTCAGCACACTGTGAAAGGAGAAGAATGGGTACCAGTTAAACCAGCTGTAACCCCTTTAATTCCACCATGCAGCG ATGCCAAAGTCTTATTTGGTCCTCCACCAGATCCAATGGATTTTCCAGAGCAT ATGCAGTATTATTACCAGCATTACTGCATGGATGCTTTTTCTACAATGGGAAATCTTCTAGCTgataatttcacatttaaaaaaagaaatataaag GGTATGAAGAGTATATACTGGGCTAAGAAGTTCCTGAAAACCCTGAATTATAAAGG ATGTCAAGTTAGAAATTACTGGAAGAAGGTCCGTCAGCTTCATTATCTTGTCAGTGATGTTATGAGTGACATTCCTCCATCTCTCCTCGCCGAGCACCTCCATGAGGAACTGACATCGCAGAGGGAACAGCTGCAGTTCTGCTCTGATCTGACAGGGGGTGCTGTAGGATACATGCCCTTATATGAGGCACAGGGCAGTGCTGAGGGCTGTCTGATTTATCCTAGTGGAAATGCACTGGAGAAACTCA ACTTCCACAGGGTTGTTCTAGAGTTCAATGATGACAAGCCTCCCAGTTTTGTAATGGACTCAAGCCCTTTTGACTTTGAGCTGAATGGAACCATCAAACAGCTCAGTGTGGGCAACATGGAGGATCAAG GTAATGTGGGTGTGCGATCGGATTATTTTTGTGGCTCATGGGTACTAGGCGAAAAGATGAGGCCACGGATACAGGAAGTCATCCAGTCGAACGATCGTTACTCCTGCATCACTGTCAG TCCACATGTTCCAGATGAGCTTGTTGTGGCCACTGAGTATGGAGCTGCCTATCTGTGGACTGTGAAAAAAGG ATTGCAGAAGTTCCGAGAGGAGGATTCTAATCTGTATTTCAATGCCAAGTCCCCATGGCGATGGTGTGAGTTCACATGCCACCCGAGAGTAATGGTGTATGCAGACAGAACAGGGGCAGAGATTACAGACGCAAGG AACCGTGATTGTTATCAAACACTATTCCGGATTGGAAAGACGGCAGCTTGTGTGAGGGGGGAGAGAGTGTTACTAGCCAAGTACCTGAGTGAAAGCCACGCCCATCACCACCTCATCACTACCCAG TTGTCCGCTTACATCATGGACGAGCGCGTTCCTTGTGTGCCCGTGCTGAAATGGGATCATATGATGGAGTCCGAGCCGGTGTTTGCCTGCAGTCTGCCGGCAATGTCCCAAAGCAAAAACTGCAAAGTGCTTCTTGGTTCTCAGAGGTCACAGGACATCATGTTACTGCAGTACACGG GTGGGCGGATGCGTGCCTGTCAGGCTCGTGGTCCCATTCAGAAGCTCTTTAGTCCTAGAGAGAGTCTGAGTCACCTAAATCTTCTGCTACCCCACAAGAGACACCTCGCTGAGAAGAGACTGAATGTACCTGCTGCAG GTCTCACAGCTGTTCAGAATATGGACTACCTATCTGTTTTCCAGCTCACTGAGACTGGAGACATCTTTTTCCAAACACTGAAACTACACACAGATGAAACCACTACTAACAACAACCTCCCAGAACCAGCTTCATCCTCTGTCAGTGTAGAACATACAAAAGGACCTGGAGTGAGTGAGAACTTGCAGTCCACCGCAAACAATGACAACCAGAGTTACTCTGAGGTTGAGATACGCCAAAGAGTGTGTAGTCAACTGGAAGTAATCGACAATGTTGAAAAGGATCACTCCCCTGCTTCTGATACAAATGAAGACATTAGCAAGGAACCCAATGGTACCTCCTCCAAAAGACAACCCAACCAAAAGAAAGATCATGATCTTCAGGTTGCTTGGAACAAGTGGCTTAAGCCAATATTTACAAAGGTTGCAGGCAAAAAACgacaccatcatcatcatcaaatcaAAACCAGAGgtttaataaaatttaaaatgACCAAGACAGATAAACTAAAGAAAGTTCGCCAGAAGAGTTTAAGGAGAGACCTTCAAGAGGTCATGAAGAAAAAGCAGTTGCTCCTTCACGGGGCCACACACCTACCTCTCCTGAATGTGACCCCTGTGCCTGACCCTGTAGATCCCAAAGAGTGGCCAGATGATCTGAGCCAACGGTTGACAGCATCGTGGGATGGCGAATGGAAAAACTGGTGGGAAGAGAAACTGGGTCTGAATCGGGAGAAGAAAATGGAGGCTCTTCGTAGAAAGCGTAGAAGAGAAAAACAAGCCAGAGCTTGGAGTCGCACTTCGCTTTCTGGAAGCTTTACCTCATCGGTTAGCTACCAGGATGATCTCTCTGGATACTCATCTGCACTTAGTCAGGGTTTCGATTCGGATGGAGACTCGTTGGGGAACTCGCAAGCAACGGAAGTGATAGATGGTACATTGGAAACTGCGATGCACAGAAAGAGCCCTGTTATTATGAGACAGTATCTCGAAGATCAACATACCCTTGAGCAAGAACCGGTCGAATCTGCCTCAAGAAGTCCTCTGAGAAGATCTGGGCATGAACATAAAGACTCTTCATCAAAACCACCAACCCTAGGCAGCTCTAGTTCTTTGGACGTTGGTCTTCGTCCTGCATCGGCAACCTTGACACCGATACAAAAGAGCCAATCAAAACTGCACTACGAGGATTATCTTAATTCTTTATTTAGTTCGCAAGAGCCTACTCAAGAGCACGCTGAACAAGAGGGTGGATTTTCTTTCTCCCAGGTATCTACAGCTTCCCAGCTCTCCTTGTCATCTCGGAGAATTTCTCAAGTCAGAGCCTCCGCACAGGCCTCCCAACCTAAGAAAAAGTCCCGCATGGGCTTTTAA
- the LOC127629068 gene encoding cyclin-G2-like — protein MEAFKLMKELKSNLEQEVYYLPKETGLSLIESTQEKGNGVSAKCRDAQVEDLWSLTSFFGYSTQTFVLAVNLLDRFLAMMKVQPKYLACISIGCLHIAARVTEEECKVSSSHELIRISQCKFTISDLSRMEKIISEKLHFQFKAVTALTFLHLYHAIALSHTSNRKNILKLDKLEAQLKACLCRIVFSKAKPSVLALSLLMLEIEALQLADLSEIAHRIQTHLKISQADLVHWRGLVYQCMQEYSSPECSKPDHRKLVWKVSRRTAQKLHNSYCSIPELPTIPEGAWDESESEDSSEDLSSGEESLSSSLGSNAEGPYFPSNFRVRGNRQ, from the exons ATGGAAGCCTTCAAACTGATGAAGGAGCTGAAGTCAAATTTGGAGCAGGAGGTTTATTATCTGCCGAAAGAAACTGGACTCAGTTTGATCGAATCCACCCAAGAG AAGGGGAATGGAGTTTCAGCCAAATGTAGAGATGCTCAAGTTGAGGATCTCTGGAGCTTGACCAGTTTCTTTGGTTACAGCACTCAGACCTTTGTACTGGCCGTTAACCTGCTGGACAGGTTTCTAGCCATGATGAAG GTTCAACCAAAGTATTTGGCCTGCATCAGCATCGGATGTCTCCACATAGCCGCCCGAGTGACCGAGGAAGAGTGCAAAGTTTCGTCCAGTCATGAGCTCATTCGTATCAGCCAGTGCAAATTCACCATCTCAGACCTCAGCCGCATGGAAAAAATCATTTCAGAGAAACTCCACTTCCAGTTCAAAGCCGTCACAGCCTTAACCTTCCTGCATTTATACCACGCCATCGCACTTTCGCACACGTCCAACAG GAAAAACATCTTGAAGCTTGACAAACTGGAAGCCCAGCTCAAAGCCTGCCTATGCAGAATTGTTTTCTCCAAAGCAAAA CCTTCGGTGCTAGCCTTGTCTCTTTTGATGCTTGAGATTGAAGCCTTACAGTTGGCGGACCTGTCAGAGATCGCCCACCGcatacaaacacatttaaag ATCTCACAGGCTGACCTGGTGCACTGGCGAGGCCTGGTATACCAGTGCATGCAGGAGTATTCCTCTCCAGAATGTTCCAAACCGGACCACAGGAAACTGGTCTGGAAAGTCTCGCGGAGAACAGCACAAAAACTGCACAACAGCTACTGTAGCATCCCAGAGCTGCCCACCATTCCAGAGGGTGCCTGGGATGAGAGCGAAAG TGAGGATTCGAGCGAGGACCTGAGCTCTGGAGAAGAAAGTTTGAGCAGCTCGTTGGGCAGCAATGCCGAGGGACCCTACTTCCCCTCTAACTTCCGGGTCCGGGGCAACAGACAATAA